In the Enterococcus rotai genome, CATTTTGCTCAATCACAAGATACCAGAGACACGCTAATGGTCGGAGGTGTCAATGAGATTATTGAAAAGATGCTTTATCAATATGAATTGTATGGACATCAACGGTTTATGGCGCAAATTGATTTTGGTGGTGTACCTCTGGACCTAGTTAAGAAAAATATTGAATTGATTGCGACAAAAGTTATGCCGGAAGTTAAAAAATACACCAAAGAATAGGAGGGATGTTTATGAAAATCGTAGCAATAATCGGTTCAGCATTCGGCAGTAAGTCAAGAGTAGCTGTAAACTATACGGTTAATAAAATAAAAGCAGTACGAGAAAATGTAGATGTGGATGTTATTGATTTTTCTGAAATACAATTTCCCTTTGCTGATGGTCGTGAGTATTTTCAGTATGAAGGAGAAGTTGGGGCGGCATTGAAAAAGATCATGGACGCGGATGGCTTGATCATTGGAACACCAATTTTTCAAGCGTCGATGCCAGGGACTTTGAAGAATTTATTTGATCTGCTGCCAGTTAGTGCTTTTAGAAATAAGGTGGCAGGTATGATTGTCACGGCTGGATCGGAAAAACATTTTTTGATTCCTGAACAACAAATCCGTCCAGTTTTGAGCTATATGAAGGCTAATCTTGTGCCTAACTATGTATTTATTACAGATGAAGATGTTATGCGGCAAGAAATCAAAAATCCTGATATTGAGTTTCGTCTGGATCGTTTTGTGGATGATCTTTTCTTATTGTTGGATACGTATCAAATGATGATGCAACAAAAAGAAGCGGAATATGATTTTTAAAGAAAAGCTTATAGATAGGATGTTGGGGTAGCTTGATACAAAACTATCGTGATACGATGAAGTAAACTTTCTGGAGGTCATTATATGGGAACCATTGATCAAGAATATTTACAAGAGTCGATAGAACAATTTCTGTGTGAAGCGAATTGTTTAAAAACGTATACACACTGTATTGCTGTAGGTGATTATGCCTGTAAGTTAGCAGAGCGGTTTATGGCGGACCCACATAAGGCTCAGATTGCTGGGTATTTGCATGATATTTCTGCCATTTATCCAGATGATCAACGAGTGGCTGTAGCGAATAAGATGGGTATAGCGCTATGCAAAGAAGAACTAACACTGCCTATGATCATTCATCAGAAAATATCTAGGGAAATTGCTTTAGGTCAATTCAATATAACGGATCTGGAGATACTATCTGCGATTGAATGTCATACTACTTTAAAAGGAAACTACTCTACTTTAGATTTAGTGGTGTTCATAGCAGATAAAATAAAATGGGATCAAGATGGCGAACCGCCATATATTACGGGTCTAATGACGGCCTTGGATCATTCATTAGAATCTGCAGCTTATTATTATATTGATTATTTATTGAATCATGATATTCAGGTGATCCACCCATGGTTGAATGAAGCCTATGTGAAATTGAAACAACAATTAGAGTCTGCTTAGGCTTTATTTATAGAAGGATATAATGAAAAGACCTACTTAGCTCTCTTTTATAAAAAAGCTAAGTAGGTCTTTTGGATAATTATGATATATTTAATTTGTTTTACAACAAATCAGCATCTTTCAAAATATCCCTCCTGATTTTTGATCTGTTACGCCGTCATTGTAACAAGGATCATTTTTGTCAACAAAAGATAGCTGTATAAAATTGGACAATTGGTTGATTTTGTCTGAAAAATAGTGTTAGGAGTATAAGAAAAAAGCTTTCTAACAGTGTTGATTGCTAGAAAAGCTTACTAGTTATGTTGACTGAAAATAGAGAGAGGCGATGAACCTGTGATTATTGAACAACGGTCCACTCGTTAAGTGTTTTTCCAGTGGCATCAATCAATTCCAACCAACTATTTGTTCCGCCAAAATATAAAAATAGACCCACTTCATTGACGCTTTTTAAAATAATATCTTCTGTGGTCACATTGTTTTTCACCTTGTCTTGATGATCTTCTCTGATTCTTTGCCCCATTTTTGCTGAAAAGCCTAAAGACCCATCTTTATTAAGTGGCGGTTTGGCCATCATAGTAGCGCCAGCTTTTAACAACATTTCATTACGTTTGTGCCAAAGGGCGGTTGCTTTGCTCTCACGTGTATCGATAAAAAATTCGATTTGGCTGACTTCTTTGGTCCATTTATGCCGAGCTTTTGCTGGTTTTGCTTTGGCCTTTTTAGGTTCTTCATGATGTTTAAGCGGGTAGCCAAATTTTTCTAAGACCATAAGCACTTCATTTTTATAGGTCGTAAGTGTTTTGGTAGCGCTAGATGGAATTTTTGTTGCTACTCTAGAGTTCTGTTCTAGCTGGATGCCGTTTTCTAAAGCCTCTGTGATCAATTGCTGTTCTAAATAGCCTAATTCAATATCCCATGAAGGAACAATAGTGATCATTTTATTAAAAGTGACTTCAGTGTGAAAAGCCCCGGCTTCTGATTTGCCTATCGAAACAATCGTATTTTCATTTAGCAAAACATAGACAGCTGCATGTTCAAGCAGGATGCCTTCGTTAGTATCAAATAGGGTGATGGTTCCTTGTTTGTTATTAAATTCAATGGTTGTTTTGGTTTCCGTGATGAGGACAGATAAGTTGATATTCATATTAGACTCCTTTTTAATCCTTGTTTTCGGTTTATAAGTAAGTAAATAGTAGCATGAAATTCGTCATAAGTCCTGTAACTTAGACCAAGCGATAAATGTTATATAAAATAATATAGGTTATTTATGGTGGTATTTGTAATTTTCAGCAGGCTGTGTGTTATTTCTATAGTTTTTTATGAGAATAGAACTTGTATTTCAGGAGGTGGATGCGGTTGTTTCCTCATTTTTAATAGGTTAAGTGGTGATGGAAATTATCTTTTTTTACTTTATGAAGTTGATAATACTGCTTTCTCGTTGAATAAATAATAGGTTAAGTATGAAAAATTAAATGAATTTGCTCACATTTGATTCTCATTTTAATAATAAAAAAATAGTTGAAAAATAAGTGGCGTCTTGTTATTCTGTTCAGTAAATTGATGAAGGTGGTTCGGTCGATGGAAAAGCTTAAGAATAATGACTTTATAACGAAACAGGATTATCAAATGGCTTTGGAAGAGATCATTCGTCCTTTGAGACAGAAAATACTTGAATCAGATAGTCCAAGTTTACATTTAGGTAGTAGTGGAGCCGTCTATGATCAACAGCGGGCAGACATGGAAGCGCTTGTTCGGCCGCTGTGGGGCATTGCCCCTGCTTGGCGGTTTCAAAAGGATGATGAATTAAGAGATGCCTACTTAACAAAACTAATCAAAGGGACTGATCCAGCTAATCCTTACTACTGGGGCTTGATCGAGGATTATGATCAATACATCGTTGAGACAGCCGCCCTGTCATTGACATTGTTGTTGCACAAAAAATATGTTTGGGAATTATTGTCAAATACAGCGCAACAGAACATGATAAACTGGCTGTCGCAAGCGTTAGTGCGGAAAATCCCTAAAAATAATTGGACTTTTTTTAAAGTATTGATCCGAACTGCGTTGTTTCATTGTGGTGAAAAACTAGACCGAAAAAAACTAACTGAAGAATTTCAATTGATTGATTCGATGTATATTGGTGAAGGCTGGTATGTAGATGGGAAAGCGACACAAAGAGACTATTATATTCCGTTTGCTTTTCATTACTACGGCTTGATTTACGCAACTTTCATGAAGGAAGAAGATCCTGAAAGGGCCCAATGCTTGATTGATAGAGCGAAGTTATTTGCCCAAGATTTTATATATTATTTTGATAATGATGGTGAAGGACTACCGTATGGCCGCAGCTTAACATATCGTTTTGCACAAGGCGCTTTTTTCTCAGCATTGGTTTTTGCTGATGTTGAAGTAATTCCTTGGGGAGAAGTAAAAACAATTCTATCAACACATTTAAAAAAATGGCTAAACCATGATATTTTTACTTTTGATGGTCGGCTTTCGATTGGCTATCATTATGAAAATCTTGTGATGGCAGAAGGGTATAATGCGCCAGGTTCACCTTATTGGGCGCTAAAGACATTCTTGTTGTTGGCTGTGCGTAATGATCATCCTTTTTGGGAAGCAGTGCCAATGCCAGTGAAGAAACAAGGGAAGAAATTTGTGGAAAAAGGAAATATGCTTTTAATGCAGGCGCGAGACGGAGAGCACTTATTAGGGTTTCCGGCTGGGATGATGGTCGAGGGACAAGCTCATGCACAAGCTAAATATAGTAAGTTTGTCTATTCTACAAAATTTGGCTTCAGTGTCCCTAAAGCAGGTAGCAGCTATGAAGAAGGTGCCTTTGACAATACCTTGGCTATTGCTCGTGCCGGGGAAGATTGTTTTCAAACGAAAGGTGTGACAGAAAGTTACTGGCTGACAGAAGAGTGTGTTTATCAGAAGTGGTCGCCATTTGCTGGTGTAACAATCGAAACGGAAGTTTATCCTTTTGATCAATGGCATCTACGAGTGCATGAAATCGATACAAAAGTCCCGTTAGAGGTTCGAGAAGGTGGGTTTAGTCTGCCGTTATTGGGAAGAAAACCACAAGGTCAGCAAGGCTTAGATTGGAGTTTTGTAAGGGAAAAAGATTGGCTATCTCAGATTGTTGCGATAGAAGGATATGATGAAGCGCTGATTATTCAGCCGGAACCGAATACTTCTTTATTTTTCCCCAGAACTAGCTTGCCGTGCTTGAAAAAATCATTGCCTGCAGGTAAACATCGCTTGATTTGTCTGGTTGGCGGTATGATTAAAAGTGATAAGGAGACGAGAAATAATGATAAAAATTGAGTTGAAAAATAATCAAGATCGACTGATCGTGGGCAAGATCGACCATGAAAAGGAGGAACAGTCATATCTAGCCGAAGGGGCTGAAATGGCAGTTTTAGCTATCAAAGATTACACGTATGAAGTAGGAGATAAAATCGTGGTGTCGACAACGGAGCTAAGCTCATACTTGGCCGTACAACTTGATGAAACCCTACCGTTGTCGATTATTTATGTTGCTCAACAAACATGGGAATATCAAATTCCGCTTATAGAATCACTTAGAAAAGCTTCTGTTGAAACAGCATTTCAGTCAAAACGCCATCATTTGATGGTACGAAAAGCCCATGACTTTGAAATTAAGAACTATCAAAATCTTTCATTCAATTCTCATGATCAAAAGGCAAAATCAGGTGCGTACCCCCATGCAAGTGCGAATGTAGAAACGAGAGATGATGCAGTATTTTTTGCTAAAAATGCTATTGATGGAAAATATGGAAATTTATCTCATGGCTCGTATCCCTTTGCATCATGGGGCATCAATCAACAAAAAGATGCAGCGTTAACAATTGAATTTGGCCGTAAAGTTGAAATTGATTGGATCAGATTACTATTTAGAGGAGATTATCCTCACGATAGCTATTGGACTGAAGTAACACTAGAATTTTCAGATGGCACACAGCAAATTCTAGCCACAACCAATGACACAATGTTTCAAGAAATTAAATTTTCAACCAAAGTAACAGAGTTTGTGACCTTGAAAAATCTAAAAAAAGCCGCGGATGATTCTCCGTTTCCAGCGCTTACTCAAATCGAAGTTTTTGGGAGAAATAAGTAAAGAAATGAACCATGATCTTTTGCCTAGAAAGCAATCATGGTTTTTTTGTTGGAAAAATGTCGTAAGAAGCATTCGCTTTTTCATTTTGTTTGGGTTATAATGATTTTAGTTAATATGTTAACAAGTTAAGGAGCTGTAAAATATGTCTCTTCAGGAAAATAAAGATAAGCTGATCGATTTGGGTGAAAAGGTAAGCCCACAATGGTTAGCAGAACAAATCAATTGGTGCATCACACAAATCGAGAAAAACATGCAACGATTTGGTACACAATTTCCTTCTGCCAGTGCTACCAACGGGAAATACCGGATCAAAGCCAATGATGATTGGACGAATGGTTTTTGGACTGGAATGCTTTGGTTAGCATATGAATGGACTGGAAAAGAAACGTTTTTAAAACGAGCAATGGAAAATATCGTCAGTTTTCAACAACGTTTAGATGATCATTTTGTATTGGATCATCATGATATCGGTTTTTTATATAGTCTATCAGCAGGTGCGGGCTATCAAATAACTGGAAGTGAGTCCTGTAAGACAGAAATTATTCAAGCCGCAGATGTTTTGATGGCACGTTTTCAGAAATTAGGTAGTTTTATCCAGGCTTGGGGGAAATATGGTGATCCTAAAGAATATCGCTTGATTATTGATTCTTTGATCAACTTGCCTCTTTTATTTAAAGCAACAGAAATTTCAGGCGATGCTCGCTATTCAGCTGTTGCAACGAAGCATTACCATACATTGTTAAAGACTGTGATCAAAGCGGATGCAACAACGTTTCATACGTACTATTTTGATCCTGAAACAGGCCAACCGAGTCATGGAGCTACGCATCAAGGGAATAGCGATGAATCAATTTGGGCAAGGGGCCAAAGTTGGGCAGTCTTAGGGATTCCGTTGAATGAAGGGTATCTGCAATCTAAACCATTTCCAGAAAACTATGCACAAATTGTTGATGTATTTTTAGCGCATTTACCTGAAGATCTTGTGCCTTATTGGGATTTTGATTTTAATGACCAATACTCGTCAGATAAAGACAGTTCTTCTGCGGCTATTGCGGCGTGTGGTTTATTAGAAGCTGAAACGATGCACGCCTATCCAGATGCAAAAGCAATCGCCAAGGGAATGATTTATCAATTAGGAGAACACTACTCTGCTAAAAATACAGGTGGGAATGAAGGGTTGTTGCTCCATGGAGTATATGCACATGGAGAAGGCAAAGGAATCGATGAACCAAATTTATGGGGCGATTATTTTTATTTGGAAGCCTTGATCAGATTAGCAAAACCAGAATGGCAAAGATACTGGTAAAGGGGAATGACGATGCAAACGTTTGAGATAAAAGAAGATTTTTTACTAGATGGTAAACCAGTCAAATTGATCAGTGGTGCGATCCATTATTTTCGGATGACACCAGGGCAATGGGAAGATAGTTTATATAACCTAAAAGCTTTAGGAGCTAATACTGTAGAAACCTATATACCTTGGAATCTACATGAACCTGTTGAAGGAACGTATGATTTTGAAGGCTTAAAAGATATCGAAGCATTTGTAAAACTTGCGCAAGAAATCGGGCTGCTCGTTATTTTACGCCCTTCGGTTTATATTTGTGCTGAATGGGAGTTTGGTGGTCTGCCCGCTTGGTTGCTAAGAGAAAAAGGCATGCGATTGCGTTCGACTGATCCACGTTTTATGGAAAAAGTTCGTCAATATTTTAGTGTTCTAATTCCTAAACTAGTACCGCTGCAATCGACTCAAGGTGGGCCTGTGATCATGATGCAGATCGAAAATGAGTATGGGTCTTATGGAATGGAAAAAGACTATCTTCGTCAAACCAAACAATTGATGGAAGAGTTTGGCGTTGATGTACCACTGTTTACTTCAGATGGTGCGTGGGATGAAGTACTTGATGCTGGAACATTGATTGAAGAGAATGTTTTTGTGACAGGGAATTTTGGGAGTCGCTCAAAGGAAAATGCCCAAGTGATGCAAAACTTCATGGAACGTCATGGAAAAAAATGGCCGATCATGTGTATGGAATATTGGGATGGTTGGTTTAATCGTTGGAATGAGCCGATCATCAAACGAGATGGACAAGAGCTAGCGGCAGAGGTCAAAGATATGTTGGAAGTTGGTTCGTTAAATTTATATATGTTTCATGGTGGGACAAACTTTGGCTTTTATAATGGCTGTTCAGCACGCGGTGTGCTAGATTTGCCGCAAGTCACAAGTTACGATTATGATGCATTGCTGACGGAATGGGGCGAGCCGACCGAAAAGTATTTTCATGTTCAAAAAGCCATCAAAGAAGTCTGCCCAGAAGTTTGGCAAGCAGAGCCGCGCAAAAAAGAACCGATGAACCTCGGGACGTATCCTGTAAAAGAAAGTGTTTCACTATTTGCAACAAAGGATCAGATGATCCAGGCTCAGCAGGCGATGTATCCATTAAGCATGGAAGAAGCCGGTGAGGGATATGGCTATATGTTGTATTCAGTAGAATTGAAAAATTATTTTCATGAGAATAAATTGAAAATCGTAGAGGCGAGCGACCGAATCCAAGTTTATGTGGATGGAGAGCATCAGACGACGCAGTATCAAGAAACAGTTGGAGAAGAGTTGACGATAAATGGACAGCCGGATAAAAAAGAAATCAGTTTAGATGTTTTGGTTGAAAATTTGGGTCGAGTCAATTATGGATTTAAGCTAAATAGTCCCACTCAATCAAAAGGGATCCGTGGCGGTATTATGCAGGATATTCATTTTCATCAAGGCTATCGACACTATCCGTTAACGTTGTCTGAAAGTCAGTTGCAGGCTATTGAGTATACAGCGGGAAGTAATCCACAACAGCCTTCGTTTTATCGAATAGAGGTTGAGCTGGATACATTAGGGGACACGTTTATTGATTGCTCTGACTATGGCAAAGGGGTTGTGTTCGTCAATGGTGTCAACCTTGGGCGCTACTGGGAGGTCGGGCCGATCCGATCATTATATTGCCCAAAAGAATTTTTGAAAAAGGGGCATAACGAAGTGGTGATTTTTGAGACGGAAGGTCGAGAAATCAAAGAACTGCACTTCTCAGAAAAAGCCATTGTCGATTAAAAAATCGAAGCAGAAGCTTACTCAGCTTCTACTTCGATTTTTGTTTTGAAATATTTCCAGTGTTTATAACTGACGATATATTCGGCAACACTTCCGTCGGTAAGGTAAGAATGTTTGACTTGTTTAACTGCGGGTTCCCGAAAACTCAATTGCAATAAATTTAACAGCTCTGGATCGTTTGGAAAGACGATTTCATTGGTTTCGACAGAGGCTAATGAAAACAAATCGATCGCAAAATCTTTCCGAACTTTTTCGTAGACACTTGCATAAGCAGTAAGGTCTTTTTCGATTGGTTCTTTCATCAATTTTTTAGGCAGATGTGTGATATGGGCTAAAAAAGGTGTATCGCCAAAAGAGCGCACACGAATAATCTTATAGTAGCTGGCATTAGCAGGTAAGCCTAGCTGTTTTAGAATCTCAGGTTTATTTTCTTCTTCAACAGAGATTACTTGAACTTTCTCAGTATCTAAGGAGTGAAGCTCTATATCAGAAAACTTAACGTTTTGGGAGATCTTGGCTTTTGAAACAAACGTCCCTTTACCTTGAATACGGTACAAATAGCCTGCGCTGGTTAATTCGTTCAATGCTTTAACCGCAGTGATAGAACTGACAGAATAAATCCGTTTGATATCTGCCTCAGAATAAAATTTATCGCCAGGAATGAATGTATGATTTTTTATTTCGGCTAAGAGATCTTGTTTGATCTGTTCATATTTAGGAATCATGAGAGATTACCTCCATTCTCATAAGATAGTCAATTAAGGATAACATGTTAATTTTACTTTAGCAATTGCTTTATAAGAGTATCTGTTAGTAAATATACACAATAAGTAAGGTCATAATAAAAATTCAACATATTAAGATATTAGGTTTACGGATGGGTTATCATGTGTTATAGTATATTCGTAAGGAACATAACATGTTAAGTAGGGCGGCCTGCATTGCTATCTAGCTACGCGGGCTAACCTTTCGGGAAAAAGATAAAACCTGAATGTGACAAAAAGCGTCACAGTCATGTTTTCCTATTTTCCTGTCAAGGTTAAACGAGCCCGCTGCGCTTTTATTTTAAGGAGGGAATCAAGTGGAAAACATTGTATTGATAAGCCATGGCGGGATGGCTGAAGGTGTTAAAGGCAGTTTGGAGATGATTGTTGGACAACAAGAACATATTCATACCGTATCTTTACGACCTGATGGGGATAATATCCAATTTGAAAATGAGTTAAATTCAAAAATGAAAGCCCTTAACGGATCGACACTGATCATTGCAGACTTATTAGGTGGGACGCCTTGTAACGTTGCAGTGAAAAATTATTTGAATGTGGCTGGTGTTGAAATTATTGCCGGAATGACTCTTTCAATCGTAATCGAAGCTGTTGTAAATCAGCAAGCTTCTATCAAAGAACTTGTCTGTTTGGCGAAAGAAAATATTGTGGACGTCAAAGCTGGTATGAATAAAGCTGAGAAAGATATTTCGGA is a window encoding:
- a CDS encoding NADPH-dependent FMN reductase — encoded protein: MKIVAIIGSAFGSKSRVAVNYTVNKIKAVRENVDVDVIDFSEIQFPFADGREYFQYEGEVGAALKKIMDADGLIIGTPIFQASMPGTLKNLFDLLPVSAFRNKVAGMIVTAGSEKHFLIPEQQIRPVLSYMKANLVPNYVFITDEDVMRQEIKNPDIEFRLDRFVDDLFLLLDTYQMMMQQKEAEYDF
- the yqeK gene encoding bis(5'-nucleosyl)-tetraphosphatase (symmetrical) YqeK — protein: MGTIDQEYLQESIEQFLCEANCLKTYTHCIAVGDYACKLAERFMADPHKAQIAGYLHDISAIYPDDQRVAVANKMGIALCKEELTLPMIIHQKISREIALGQFNITDLEILSAIECHTTLKGNYSTLDLVVFIADKIKWDQDGEPPYITGLMTALDHSLESAAYYYIDYLLNHDIQVIHPWLNEAYVKLKQQLESA
- a CDS encoding DUF2264 domain-containing protein, whose translation is MEKLKNNDFITKQDYQMALEEIIRPLRQKILESDSPSLHLGSSGAVYDQQRADMEALVRPLWGIAPAWRFQKDDELRDAYLTKLIKGTDPANPYYWGLIEDYDQYIVETAALSLTLLLHKKYVWELLSNTAQQNMINWLSQALVRKIPKNNWTFFKVLIRTALFHCGEKLDRKKLTEEFQLIDSMYIGEGWYVDGKATQRDYYIPFAFHYYGLIYATFMKEEDPERAQCLIDRAKLFAQDFIYYFDNDGEGLPYGRSLTYRFAQGAFFSALVFADVEVIPWGEVKTILSTHLKKWLNHDIFTFDGRLSIGYHYENLVMAEGYNAPGSPYWALKTFLLLAVRNDHPFWEAVPMPVKKQGKKFVEKGNMLLMQARDGEHLLGFPAGMMVEGQAHAQAKYSKFVYSTKFGFSVPKAGSSYEEGAFDNTLAIARAGEDCFQTKGVTESYWLTEECVYQKWSPFAGVTIETEVYPFDQWHLRVHEIDTKVPLEVREGGFSLPLLGRKPQGQQGLDWSFVREKDWLSQIVAIEGYDEALIIQPEPNTSLFFPRTSLPCLKKSLPAGKHRLICLVGGMIKSDKETRNNDKN
- a CDS encoding glycoside hydrolase family 88 protein, with product MSLQENKDKLIDLGEKVSPQWLAEQINWCITQIEKNMQRFGTQFPSASATNGKYRIKANDDWTNGFWTGMLWLAYEWTGKETFLKRAMENIVSFQQRLDDHFVLDHHDIGFLYSLSAGAGYQITGSESCKTEIIQAADVLMARFQKLGSFIQAWGKYGDPKEYRLIIDSLINLPLLFKATEISGDARYSAVATKHYHTLLKTVIKADATTFHTYYFDPETGQPSHGATHQGNSDESIWARGQSWAVLGIPLNEGYLQSKPFPENYAQIVDVFLAHLPEDLVPYWDFDFNDQYSSDKDSSSAAIAACGLLEAETMHAYPDAKAIAKGMIYQLGEHYSAKNTGGNEGLLLHGVYAHGEGKGIDEPNLWGDYFYLEALIRLAKPEWQRYW
- a CDS encoding glycoside hydrolase family 35 protein: MQTFEIKEDFLLDGKPVKLISGAIHYFRMTPGQWEDSLYNLKALGANTVETYIPWNLHEPVEGTYDFEGLKDIEAFVKLAQEIGLLVILRPSVYICAEWEFGGLPAWLLREKGMRLRSTDPRFMEKVRQYFSVLIPKLVPLQSTQGGPVIMMQIENEYGSYGMEKDYLRQTKQLMEEFGVDVPLFTSDGAWDEVLDAGTLIEENVFVTGNFGSRSKENAQVMQNFMERHGKKWPIMCMEYWDGWFNRWNEPIIKRDGQELAAEVKDMLEVGSLNLYMFHGGTNFGFYNGCSARGVLDLPQVTSYDYDALLTEWGEPTEKYFHVQKAIKEVCPEVWQAEPRKKEPMNLGTYPVKESVSLFATKDQMIQAQQAMYPLSMEEAGEGYGYMLYSVELKNYFHENKLKIVEASDRIQVYVDGEHQTTQYQETVGEELTINGQPDKKEISLDVLVENLGRVNYGFKLNSPTQSKGIRGGIMQDIHFHQGYRHYPLTLSESQLQAIEYTAGSNPQQPSFYRIEVELDTLGDTFIDCSDYGKGVVFVNGVNLGRYWEVGPIRSLYCPKEFLKKGHNEVVIFETEGREIKELHFSEKAIVD
- a CDS encoding GntR family transcriptional regulator, with product MIPKYEQIKQDLLAEIKNHTFIPGDKFYSEADIKRIYSVSSITAVKALNELTSAGYLYRIQGKGTFVSKAKISQNVKFSDIELHSLDTEKVQVISVEEENKPEILKQLGLPANASYYKIIRVRSFGDTPFLAHITHLPKKLMKEPIEKDLTAYASVYEKVRKDFAIDLFSLASVETNEIVFPNDPELLNLLQLSFREPAVKQVKHSYLTDGSVAEYIVSYKHWKYFKTKIEVEAE